AAATTGGTACTTTTCAACAATGTCATCTCCCTCGATGATGTCATCGATTCAGTAATGAGGTGAGATCAAGGTAAAACCTCATGTATGCTGGGAGTAGAGTAGCCTGCTCCAGATCTTTTTGTTGAGCCCAGCAGTTTATATATATTTTGCCTCTGCGCTGCGGGGACCAAGAGTTGCTGAAGGGAAATGATGAAATTATCACTTTACATATTCTGTTATTTAGCTTCTACATAAGCGGAAGACATTTCAGCCGACACACTTTTGTATATTGGAGAACACAAAACATGTTTAATGTAGGGATAATTTGAGGATCGTGACGTTGACGGTGAATCTTGTTTTGGGTGTAGTTAAAAGGACCACTTGTTTTTGCAAACCTTTCATTTAAGATAAACACACATTCCGTGGCCTGTATTACCCAAAATCAAGAAAGGGATGACAAAGTGGAAGTTTAACCCACAATTCAAACTCCCAAATCTTTAAAACGTAGACCCAGACCGGAGAGATTGGTCAGTTGCTCAGCATCTTTGTCAGGTAAGTGAAACGTGGATCTCCGGTAAAAGCTACTTGATAAAAACCCTCTTTAGTCAAGAGTCACCTTTCTACAAtgacatttaaaataaaattttaaaaaaaaatctgaatccaCACTGCAGTGGCCATCAGCCCCTTTGCCAGTTCACGTCTTGCCCCGTTTCTTCCCAGCGGTCCAGGGGTCCTCTGACTGGATTCTCGACCCTGACTGGAAAGGATACGATGACGTCAGTTTCTTGCCGTCAGGATCACTGACGTCACTAGACTGCCCAAGGCCACCACCAGAGCTCCTAGCAGGAACTTCCAAGAAATACCCTGCAGAAACAAGGCAGAGTCAGgtgtttttgttgtgtgtgtgtgtgtgtgtgtgtgtgctcgaacTCAAAAGGCATACGCGTGTTGGTGAAGTACAAAAAAATGTGTGCTTGTGGCTCACGGATGAGTCCTTTTTGGTGGGAATTAGAAAAGGTGTAAGGTTATCTCCAAGCACCTCGGCTAGTTTAGCGTTCCACTTGTAGACTTCCTCACCTCCCGACTGCCTTTTGACGAGCTTGGATAACTCAACGTGGATGGCCtgaggggtgggggagggggagaagagaagaagaaacacttGGACGCACATGTTACGTCAATAAAAACATAAACACAGTGGGAGTTGCGACGTTCAGGGGTTGCAATACCAAAAGTGACCAGCAGGTGGAAGCAAACGAATGCAACTCTGCAGCCGGCCCCTGGGTTGAAGGCTGTTGGAACGTTTTAAAATGCGGAACGTTTTCAAAGACACGCTCGTGTTCCTCTTTTAACTTAATCATTTGGTTTTATTCGCCCTTAATTTTGCAGCCTTTCACAAGAGTCCCCCGTCAGATGTTTCGGCCCCCACAAATATAAGGTTGCAACGCGTTACTGAAATCTGCCTCGTGTTTTGCTCCTCTTTTGCCACCAGTATGATAATTCCTTTTTTCCCTAGGCAGATAAATTATGTCTCGAAAGCATTATATCCACCACTGACAGAAAGGGTATCATTACCAAGACAGCAGATATTTTGGTTTTGTCTAGACACATCTGCAGCTATGGCAGTGTAGTCTATAGGTCAGATCCAGGGGAAGACAAGCCGCACACTGGGTTGCCTGACCCCGCTGTCCCTCCAAGTGGGCCTGTTTTTATGGATGAAAATAACACTGCCTGACCATTTTCACTGGATTTTGGTAAAATTTCCACATAACAGCAACCAGTGGTCATAAAACCGAGGTTATTGATGTTACTTTTggatataattttttttatttaaaaagttCTCCAttgcacagttgggaggacagggaTGGTTCCAGCGAGCCCAATCAATTTCCCACCTAAACCCTCTTCATTTgatttagagcagtgtttctcaacctagtcctcaaggaacccctaccctgcagattttcattgtaaccctgcataggtacttactcgaccaatcatctcgcagcacttaattatgcaaggtgtgcaacatctgacaaaattcattgctgattggtttgaataactacaaacaggttcctattcagggttgcaaagaaaacccgcaggataggggttccttgaggactgggttgagaaacactgattcaGAGCATGAGACTGTAATAAGCCACTCGGTTCGGTGACACCACTTAGGCAAACGTCTGCATTTTTGAGGGAAGGGTTTTCTCAGACGACTCTTAATAAGTGTGGTCAAGTGGAGGATGGCAGACGGCTCTCCACGAGCGAGACCGAACAGGCCCTCGGAGGAGCAGTAATTGTAATGCGCTGCGATCACAGGATCACAATTTCTAGGTTCTGTTTTGATTCTCCAAACTTAAATGCTGAGCATAAAGTACCAGTGCTTATTAtcttcagttttttttcttcctcctctttctttgAGAGGTAGGTCCGTGGTATCCTATGAATACTTTCTATTTACAGAACAGATAGATCAGCAGGCCGTCTGCGCCGTTTTCGTCGTAGCGACAGCAGATCCGTTATGACGTGTGACACAAATCCCGTAAAGGTCATACGGACGCCAGATTTCCTCACTCCATCGTTCCCgggtttcatcgctcatctacgaGATGAAACGTTTCCCCGCTAAACTTGGCGCCCCGGTGAACTGACGCAACCTTTCTGGGATTTGCACACCTGGATTAATTGCAAGTTATGCAACGCGGCAATTTAACGCCGCACGAGGACCTGTGCGGCGAGGCTCGTGGAGCTAAGACGAGAAGGAGTCGCTCGCCGCTAGCTAACGTGGAGTGGCAGCAAAGTAACTGCCCCGTTATTTGGGGTAGCTATTTTAGATTGACCTTTGCCCTGCTGGTGAGAGATGGATGGATTTCGTAGGCAGACTGCGGAGGGGAGAAACAGGTGGTGAGGAGATAAACTGGCTCACCCAGATAAAGTCTCACCTTGGTGGCAGGCTCCAGTTTCAAGGCCTTTTTTAGTATCTCCATTGCCTCTTTATACTCGCCCTTGTCTGAGAGGAGCTGGAAAAGACATGGCCGGCACCAATGAGCAGCGGCGGCAGTGCTAAAAGACCCACAAATGGTAGTAACATCGAGACAACACCATGCAGCTGTGCAGACAACATTGCAGAATTAATCATTTTCTGGACGCTGAAGGTGTCCAATGAGGAGGCGCTATTCGGCCGCGGCAAATTTTTTGCATCACCTTCCCTGCCCTGAACAGGGCCTTGACGTTGTTCGGCTCGAGGGACAGAGCGGCGCTGCTGGTTCGGAGAGCCTCGTCGTAGCGCTCCAGCTTCAGCTGAGCGGCGGCCAGGTTGTTCAGACACTTCACCCGGTAGTCCCGGATCTCCGCCTCCTCGTCCACCACCCCGTCGCTCTCGTCGTCTACGAGTTAATGGGCACAGACACAACCCGTTGCGTAAGCGTCGGTCACGGCTGATCCCTACCGAGTTTGTCCCGGCCTCAACACCCCAAAACCTACAACAACATCCAGTCCGCGTGTGGAAGGGCTGATCGCGGCCTCGTGTTATCTTTGCCGGCTTTATTTATTTCCCCTGTAGCCTTCTAACTCACTAAATATGTGATTCTTATTCAGCTCTTCCCCGGGTGCTGAAGTGTGCTTAACAACCGGGGGCCATCGTGATGGGCAGATTAGGACGCACGGCAGGCTCTCCGTTCGCCCAGCGTCTCCCTGGGTCCCaccctgcctcgtcgatgatttAAGTGATTAAAGGGGAGGAAACGATACAGAACTTGATTAGCTATGATTATCGCATGAATTAGGTAGATTAAGCACAAACGCGGCCGCCTTAAACCGATGTGGCCCGGCATCACGATGGCGTGATTAGCGCGGTGACTGTTAAAGAGCACGGAGCGTGTTATGTCATTCTCAGCTGAAGATGTGGAAATGTTGTCTCCGAGGCATTTGTGTAacgcctgtgtgtgtgagtgtgtgtgtttttcctggGACAGAGAAAGggaaggggtggtggtggtggtggtggtgggggggggacaaagaTCTTTGCACTAATAAGAACTGCCCTTTCACATGTCGTTGTACTTGTAAcaacgacaaataaagttctaCACTATTCTGAACAGACAAGCGAGGAAGTTGTGCGTTTGTGCACGAGCGAGTACACGCACGccctcgtgtctgcgtggtcAGAGGCCATGCGTTGCATCTATTTATCTACATTTTCCCTCCCAGCAGAAGTCACCGCGGAAAGGTGCCGGCCCTACTATCTACCGCCGTGAGCCGTTAGTGGGGTAACGAAGCGGAGTTGTGTGTCCGGCGACGGGGAGCTACCTGTGGTGCGTGTGGTCAGCACCTCCAGGGCCATACAGTAGGCCCTCACGGCCATGCCGTATTCTTCCCTCTGGAAATGGAAGTTCCCTCGCTCCCTCTTCTGGTTGCCGATGCGGATGCGGTCCGGTACGGGCAGGGTCAGAGGGTCGGCTTTCTCCCTGATGTCCTGGAGCTGCAGTTGGTAGAGCAGCGGCGCCCAGGCCGGAACGTCAGGCTCCCtgccaaacaaacaagcaaacacacacatatcacccGTGGGGGGGGAAATGAGGGGGGAGAGCCGGGGAGTGCATGTCTACGGCGATGTGTATTCTTATCACAGtgtatggagggagggagggggggggcgtcatAAAGGGCAGGTGTATCGCTCCACATTTTGAACTTCATCTATATTGCACCGTGCGTCGCTTAAGTTTGTCCGGCTCAAATGAATGTGGAGCAGATGGTCGGCTTGtaaacctgcaaaaaaaaaaaccacgtgACCAGCAGCATCGTCCAAACTCACCTTAATTCAACCGCAATATAACACGGTACTAGGGGATGTGTACATGCAATAATaaaaaaagggagggagaaaCTTCACTTTGCTCTCAGGATTCACACCAACCGGGTAAACCGGCTGCAGCCACTGGGTGCAGGTTAATTTCTGGCATTTCCTACACATACGTACCACGTTTATACCACCCTGGGCAAGTAATGCTGGCCACGCCACCCACAGGTCATGGGTTAATGAGAACTGTGAATATTTATTGACCATTTTATGCACGTCAaccatttttttttattctattttgcACCAGTCGAGTTTGGTGTTGACGAGCACACCTTTCTGAGCAAATGGGGAAGTAATTTATTTTGTAGGTATCAGTACAGAGGTCGAGTCAAACTGCAGCAAATGAAATTTTTAGGATTTTTAAAACTCCTCAAAATCGATCTGCGGATGAAACCCTTCATCGGGACAACCGAGACGAATACAAAGACTCGTTTTTGTCAGACAACAAACTGCACACACGTTGGGTTTTGCTCTCGCCacggtaaccggttattttgttgcccggtgcgggattcgatacgcggtgtactgcaccacaaggcaacaccgctaaccgctcggctaaagggtcagacccgttaactaggagctaacgtgtcttattagtagtttacagtagtctgcagccctccccggaagcgcgccctcgcgctttgttattcccgcgctccgaagagacttccgaggatctgcacacttccggatcccaccaatgtaaccggttactttgttgcccggtgcgggattcgttacgcggtgtgctgcaccacaaggcgacatcactaaccgctcggctaaagggtcagacccgttagctaggggctaacgtctgttattagtagtttacactattatccaaagcgacttcacACAACTAGTtaaataaagaaacaaataaCAGAAATTCCGCTCACAAAAATCATGCCAAGTAAGGCGTATTTACCTTGGATCTGTTCAAACGAGCAAAAGCTGAACCTACTACGTCATACGCCTCGACACCCATCTGATGACGTAATCACGTTCCTTCGTCAGAATGTGACCACGTGGGTTTCGGGCCCGGGGAAACTGaaagtagtgtaaccggttactttgttgcgggattcgatacggcgtgtgcgGCGGTGGATGTGGCCTAGCCGTTGTTACCGGACACATTTTGGACGTTTGTGGCCCCCCCGCAGCGTAGCGCCTTTTTCCAGGGGCGGTGCGTTTTCCCGGTATTTCATTTCGTTTCACCACCAAAGCGAACTAGTGGGCCTGTCCGACAGCTTCCAACGGCCCCAATTTACTCGAGGGCCACGCGGCTTTAAAGTTCACTCGGTTGGTTTCGACCACATGGAGCACAATGGAGGATTATCAATCACACTGTGACGGCTCTGATTCcccggggggtgtgtgtgtgtgcgcgtgtgcgtgtgttgcgCGTGTGTGCAAGCTGGAGAGAAACCCAAAGAGGATGTAACCTTAATCGAATTATAAAGTGAATCGTAACGCACATTGCAGAGCGTTAAGTGACACAACGGGGGCCATCGTGGTTCAGCAGCATTTGCGGGGCGAAGTGTCGCGTCCAAGTTACCGAGACGATTAAAACGAAACCTAAAATCCAATCAAAAAAAGGggcgtccgttgcctaccaacgcggggacttctgcgttcgaatccccgtggtgcctccggctcggtcgggcgcaccctacagacacaacgggccgtgtctgcgggcgggaagccggatgtgggcgtgcgtcctggtcgctgcactagcgcctcctggggtcggtccccctggcgaaactcctcaccgtcgggtgacaagaagcggctggcgactccacgtgtatgggaggaggcacgtggtagtgtaaccggttattttcttgcccggtgcgggcttcgatacgggtgtactgcaccacaaggcgacatcactaaccgctcggctaaagggtcagacccgttagctaggggctaacgtgtcttattagtagtttacagtcgtcaccctccccggaagcgcgccctcgcgcttgttattcccgcgctccgaagagacttctgaggatctgcacacttccggatcccaccgctgccaccaatgtaaccggttattttgttgcccggtgcgggattcgatacgaggtgtactgcaccacaaggcgacgtcactaaccgctcggctaaagggtcagacccgttagctagggggctaacgtgtcttattagtagtttacagtagtcagcagccctccccggatcggcagagggggcggggcagcgaccgggacggctcggaaagagtggggtaagaagaaagaaaaacagagaacAGACCCTGTCAGGTTACGCAGCTCAACGAGACCGGCGCGGGTACGGAAAGGGTACCGCTTCTGCCCcctccgcacccccccccccgcaaggcGACAGTACCGGGAGCTACGTCTGGTCATGAATTATTCAAACCTGTTGTGTCGGTGACACAATTTTTGTTTGTCCAACAGAATTAGCGTactccccccaacccccacccctgcGAGGCCGTGTCGGCGGCTGGGGTCGGGTTACCCTTTCACCTCTCGTCCCCCCGGGAACGCATCCGCCGCATCGCGACGCATATGGGGTGTGAAACCAGGAGCCGAGCCACGGCCTCGGAAACACGAGCCGGGTCCCGGCCCTCGGCGCTGGAGGAAGTGGCGGCATTCAGAGATGTTATCGTTCTAGGTCATGAATAAAAGACAGAACACGTgagctctcttcttcttcttcttcttcttcttctttttgtagaTGCCCATCATAACGATATGTGACGGatcccgttttgttttgttttgtgtcttCTTCTTGTCCCGGCATGTGACCGTGGCGGTTCACATGGCTCGAACCCTCACCGGGTCTAGTTGGGTTAGAGGCCCACCGCGGAGGGCAGGTTATTGACCTATGGGGAAGAGGGGCACGTGGCCTGGGTGGCAGAAGGGGACAGAGTCTTCTCTCTTTACAGGATATTAATACTCTGACCTTACATCTGAGTT
The window above is part of the Lampris incognitus isolate fLamInc1 chromosome 6, fLamInc1.hap2, whole genome shotgun sequence genome. Proteins encoded here:
- the fkbp16 gene encoding FKBP prolyl isomerase 16 isoform X1, with the protein product MEKELCYEEPIVEPVDPKDPEVEDPSSGPVGEGRPTEVAELAPGLEQEGKAQDGEEEDKTESRDGEREGAEMKNPSKESGERRCEHVRKLKKTNSWKTVRFLDPSETEAVAERDSLVESLFPEYETAEWTSSTFEDLFMAEGWEDITDDRLLRKKVLAPGPPDALCPNWGQEVIVRMQGVLADRTVVEKDCKLVFVIGEGDVNQALEECAISMQKNEITLLLADSQYAYGLLGREPDVPAWAPLLYQLQLQDIREKADPLTLPVPDRIRIGNQKRERGNFHFQREEYGMAVRAYCMALEVLTTRTTDDESDGVVDEEAEIRDYRVKCLNNLAAAQLKLERYDEALRTSSAALSLEPNNVKALFRAGKLLSDKGEYKEAMEILKKALKLEPATKAIHVELSKLVKRQSGGEEVYKWNAKLAEVLGDNLTPFLIPTKKDSSGISWKFLLGALVVALGSLVTSVILTARN